A portion of the Manihot esculenta cultivar AM560-2 chromosome 2, M.esculenta_v8, whole genome shotgun sequence genome contains these proteins:
- the LOC110603330 gene encoding bidirectional sugar transporter SWEET1, whose amino-acid sequence MDVLHFLFGVFGNATALFLFLSPTITFKRIIKSKSTEQFSGIPYVMTLLNCLLSAWYGLPFVSKNNLLVSTINGTGAAIEIVYVLVFIVYAPRKEKSKILGLLTLVLAIFATVAFVSLFALHDNSRKLFCGFAATIFSIIMYASPLSIIRLVIKTKSVEYMPFFLSLFVFLCGTSWFIYGLLGRDPFVAVPNGFGCGLGTLQLILYFIYRKNKGEDKDAAATKQSVEMGSSEKPQQEKKMMANGSADEQV is encoded by the exons ATGGATGTTCTCCACTTCTTGTTTGGTGTTTTTG GAAATGCTACTGCTTTGTTCCTCTTCTTGTCTCCAAC GATTACATTCAAGAGAATCATAAAGAGCAAGTCTACAGAGCAGTTCTCAGGGATCCCATACGTGATGACTCTCCTCAACTGTCTCCTCTCAGCCtg GTATGGTCTGCCATTTGTGTCCAAGAACAATCTTCTGGTGTCAACAATTAATGGGACAGGAGCAGCAATTGAAATTGTATATGTGTTAGTTTTCATTGTCTATGCACCAAGGAAGGAGAAGAGCAAAATCCTTGGCCTTCTTACTCTGGTGCTAGCTATTTTTGCTACTGTGGCCTTTGTGTCTCTGTTTGCCTTGCATGACAACTCCAGGAAGCTCTTCTGTGGCTTTGCTGCCACCATTTTCTCCATCATCATGTATGCCTCACCTCTGTCTATCATT AGGTTGGTGATTAAAACTAAGAGTGTAGAATACATGCCATTTTTCTTGTCACTATTTGTGTTCCTGTGTGGCACTTCCTGGTTCATCTATGGCCTACTCGGCCGCGACCCTTTTGTTGCT GTCCCAAATGGGTTCGGCTGTGGTCTAGGTACACTACAGCTGATCTTATACTTCATCTATCGCAAAAACAAGGGTGAAGATAAAGATGCAGCAGCCACAAAGCAATCTGTGGAGATGGGTTCATCAGAAAAGCCACAGCAAGAGAAGAAAATGATGGCAAATGGATCAGCGGACGAGCAAGTTTAA